A single region of the Gammaproteobacteria bacterium genome encodes:
- a CDS encoding alpha/beta hydrolase, protein MPIKPSQSHFSTIRGLHYHVRTWGQPSAPTLFMLHGWMDASASFQFLVDALQQDWYVIAPDWRGFGLSQWNPQGYWVPDYLGDLDALLAQYSAEAPAKLIGHSLGGNIVCLYAGIRPERVSHVVSLDAIGVPRNDPAEAPARYRRWLDEIIDPPPLTHYANLDAVVARLKKNNPRLSDDKARFLAPHWAEELADGSARLRSDPAHKLVYPLLYRLEEATACWRHITARVLLVEAEDSYMRKWINEHPTEFAKRKAAFSNLTEHRVRDAGHMLHHDQPEELAPLIEAFLAGATYP, encoded by the coding sequence ATGCCAATAAAACCGAGTCAGTCGCATTTCTCGACGATCCGCGGTCTGCACTATCACGTACGCACCTGGGGCCAACCGTCCGCGCCAACGCTATTCATGCTGCACGGCTGGATGGATGCGTCGGCGTCATTTCAATTTCTCGTCGACGCTCTGCAGCAAGACTGGTATGTCATCGCCCCCGATTGGCGCGGCTTCGGTTTGTCACAATGGAACCCGCAAGGCTACTGGGTGCCCGACTACTTGGGCGATCTCGATGCCTTGTTGGCACAGTACTCGGCCGAGGCACCGGCAAAGCTGATCGGACACAGCCTCGGCGGCAATATCGTCTGCCTGTATGCCGGCATACGGCCGGAACGGGTGTCGCACGTCGTGTCGCTCGATGCTATCGGCGTGCCGCGCAACGATCCGGCCGAGGCACCGGCACGTTACCGTCGCTGGCTCGACGAAATCATCGACCCGCCGCCGCTGACGCACTATGCGAATCTCGATGCCGTCGTCGCCCGGCTTAAGAAGAACAACCCACGGCTGAGCGACGACAAAGCGCGCTTTCTCGCGCCGCATTGGGCCGAGGAACTAGCCGACGGCAGTGCGCGATTGCGCAGCGACCCAGCGCACAAGCTGGTCTATCCGCTGCTCTATCGGCTGGAGGAAGCGACGGCATGTTGGCGCCACATCACTGCGCGCGTGCTGCTGGTCGAAGCCGAAGACTCGTACATGCGCAAATGGATCAACGAACATCCGACAGAGTTCGCCAAGCGCAAAGCGGCGTTCTCGAATCTGACGGAACACAGGGTACGCGACGCCGGCCATATGCTGCATCACGACCAACCGGAAGAATTGGCGCCGCTCATAGAAGCATTTCTCGCCGGCGCGACTTACCCTTAA
- the gloA gene encoding lactoylglutathione lyase, whose translation MRILHTMLRVGDLDRSLTFYTEVLGMRLLRRKDYPEGKFTLAFVGYEDEADGAALELTYNWGVGDYEIGTGYGHVAVEVDDAYGACAEIKRRGGTVTREAGPMKHGTTVIAFVQDPDGYKVELIQKKTH comes from the coding sequence ATGAGAATTTTGCATACGATGTTACGGGTAGGCGACCTGGACCGTTCACTGACGTTCTACACCGAAGTGTTGGGCATGCGCTTATTGCGGCGCAAAGATTATCCGGAAGGAAAGTTCACGCTCGCGTTCGTCGGCTACGAGGATGAAGCCGATGGTGCCGCGCTGGAGCTGACTTACAACTGGGGCGTCGGCGACTACGAAATAGGCACGGGCTACGGCCATGTCGCCGTCGAAGTCGACGATGCCTATGGCGCCTGCGCCGAAATCAAACGCCGTGGCGGAACCGTGACACGCGAGGCCGGGCCGATGAAACATGGCACAACAGTTATCGCTTTTGTGCAGGATCCGGATGGTTACAAGGTCGAATTGATTCAAAAGAAGACCCACTAA